The nucleotide sequence CACTGATTATCTGTACAAGAGCCTCCGTAACTGGGTGGACATGCAGAACATGGAACTCCAACTTTATATGGCGCTTCTCCAATCCAGTTTCCCCTAAAACAGAAAATTAAAATTGTATGAAAAAAAAGGATAGATACACAGGTGTAACTAGAAATCAAAGGGTCCCATAGCAAAGCTAGAGAAAAGagaccgatagatagatagatagatagatagatagatagatagatagatagatagatagatagatagatagatagatagatagatagatagatagatagatagatagatagatagatagatagatagatagatagatagatagatgagatagatagatgatgatgatatagatagatagatgatgatgatatagatagatagatgatgatgagatagatagatgatagatagatagatagatagatagatagatagatagatagatagatagatagatagatagatagatagatatgagatagatagatgtgagatagatagatgatagatagatagatagatagatagatagatagatagatagatagatagatagatagatagatagatagatagatagatagatagatagatagatagatggatggatagatagatatgagatagatagatagatagatagatagatagatagatagatagatagatagatagatagatagatagatagatagatgatgatgatatagatagatagatgatagatagatagatagatagatagatagatagatagatagatagatagatagatagatagatagatagatagatagatagatagatagatgatgatgatatagatagatagatgatgatgatatagatagatagatgatgatgatgatgatatagatagatagatgatgatgatgatgatatagatagatagatagatagatagatagatagatagatagatagatagatagatagatagatagatagatagatagatagatagatagatagatagatagatagatagatagataaatgatgatgatgatatagatagatagatgatgatatagatagatagattatgatgatatagatagatagatagatagatagatgatatagatagatagatgatgatgatgatatagatagatgatgatgatatagatagatagatgatgatgatatagatagatagatgatgatgatatagatagatagatgatgatgatgatatagatagatagatgatgatgacatagatgatagatagatagatagatagatagatagatagatagatagatagatagatagatagatagatagatagatagatagatagatagatagatagatgatagattacTTACTTTGGTGAATAGTTGCAGACTAAGAAGACGGCTCTTCTCCATACGGCGCCCCAGACATTCATGTTGTGACAAGTATTGATTGCACAGCCTACCCTGTTAGTAGTTGCCCAAACCATCTGTgtggtaaaatataaaacatatttcATGGCTTCTTTTAGAAACacagaaatgtgtaaaaaaaaactatgttgaCCATGAAGAAGTCATGTTACCTGCGTATAATGGGTACACATTGGTCCAAAGCATCTCAAAGGACATCTGGGATTGCAGTCTTGAGGATATGGAAATGCATAGTCCTTCACTTCATCGTACCATGGTTTTACCAGTTGTACTATAGATTGGTATCtatgcaaatgttttaaaatcgtTAGTTCTTTAGAAATGCAATATACATAACTGTGACAATACTTGTGTACACTTCAGCCTCACAGATTTTGAAAGGTACAGATTTCATCTGGACTGAGGCTTTCCAGATATTATGGCGCTACAATCCTTAGTATGTCTGGTCAGATTAAATAAATGCCAATTATACCAAGGTATTTAGTCTTTAAAGTCTATGTCCCGATCTTTCTCAATGGTAAAAACATGTTTACCTAGAGTGATAAGTGTGCATTACATGTGTGTATTGAGTTGGAGCACACCTGGCACAGGCACCCCTTAAAGTGAAAATTACTCCAAATGAATATAAGACTTAGGAGGAAGAGCATTTAAAATACTAGAACCGGGATTCAGAGGATCTGGTGATCAATATAGTACTCGCAATATCTGAGTATATGAACGTGTTTCTTcaacaaacaaaaaaatgccCCTCTCCTACATAAGAAAACACCAATATTAAAAATGACACATAAAAGCTACAGGTCACACCTCTGGTGTAGTGCAGTGTGACGTGTCGCTCAGTCACGATTGTCACATGACCATAACATACAGCGACTCTATATGTACCCGACCAGATTGCTTCTGCGGTCATGTGACTATgtcaaatacagtgaaggaaataagtatttgatcccttgctgattttgtaagtttgcccactgtcaaagtcatgaacagtctagaatttttaggctagtttaattttaccagtgagagatagattatatatttaaaaaaaaagaaaatcaaatagtcaaaattatatatatttatttgcattgtgcacagagaaataagtatttgatcccctaccaaccattaagagttcagcctcctccagaccagttacacgctccaaatcaacttggtgcctgcattaaagacagctgtcttacatggtcacctgtataaaaaactcctgtccacagactcaattcatcagtctgactctaacctctacaacatgggcaagaccaaagagctttctaaggatgtcagggacaagatcatagacctccacaaggctggaatgggctacaaaaccataagtaagacgctgggtgataaggagacaactgttggtgcaatagtaagaaaatggaagacatacataatgactgtcaatcgacatcgatctggggctccatgcaaaatcttacctcgtggggtatccttgatcctgaggaaggtgagagctcagccgaaaactacacggggggaacttgttaatgatcaaaAGGCAACTGGTACCAcattcaccaagaaaaccattggtaacacattacgccgtaatggattaaaatcctgcagtgtccgcaaggtccccctgctcaagaaggcacatgtacaggcccgtctgaagtttgcaaatgaacatctggatgattctgagagtgattgggagaaggtgctgtggtcagatgagactaaaattgagctctttggcattaactcaactcgccgtgtttggaggaagagaaatgctgcctatgaccgaaagaacaccgtccccactgtcaagcatggaggtggaaacattatgttttgggggtgtttctctgctaagggcacaggactacttcactgcatcaatgggagaatggatggagccatgtaccgtcaaatcctgagtgacaacctccttccctccaccaggacattaaaaatggctcgtggctgggtcttccagcacgacaatgacccaaaacatacagccaaggcaacaagagagtggctcaaaaagaagcacattaagatcatggtgtggcctagccaatctccagaccttaatcccatcgaaaatttatggagggagctgaagatccgagttgccaagcgacagcctcgaaatcgtaatgatttacagatgatctgcaaagaggaatgggccaaaattccatctaacatgtgtgcaaacctcatcatcaactacaaaaaacgtctgactgctgagcttgccaacaagggttttgccaccaagtattaagtcttgtttgccaaagggatcaaatacttatttctctgtgcacaatgcaaataaatatatataattttgacaatgtgattttctttttttttttttaatataatctatctctcacaggtaaaattaacctagtctaaaaattctagactgttcatgtctttgacagtgggcaaacttacaaaatcagcaagggatcaaatacttatttgcttcactgtatataagggaGACAAGTCTCCTGTAAATGTAAATTTAGAAATCGAAACATATACTGCGTACTAAAACATATTGTAATAAAAGTATAATATAAATCATATCCATACCTTCCTGTTCTCACTGAGAGGTTTTGACCAAGGAATCTCATTAAGTAAGGTGGTCCATGATCCCAAATGCATGTGGCAGCCCAGGCTTCTGCTGACTTTGCCAAGGTGTCATCCCACACCTGCATGAAATATAACGTTTTCTAATCATTCTCAATTGATAAAAAGTTTACAGACATTTGAAGGAAAtacattagaaaatatttttgtaaAAGGCCACAAGATGTATTGATAAGGTTTTTCTGTTGTATATTATCGTATACTATTATTGGATAATAAATTAATGTTAAGCCCTACATTATTACAGTAGTTACAGTAAAGATCACTACATGGAGGGCTTTGACCTCAACAATTTCCCCATGTCACATCATGTACAGCATTATGAGTTGGACCTACATAGAATATCTCTGTATTCTATTATATTAGCAGTGACGTGCCAcattgataaataaataaataaataatggatAAATAGTTTCGTACATGCATCTCATCTTTAATGTACAGAAATGAATTACGACATCCACTTATGAATGGAATGAGTATACGGTTAAAATAAGAGCTATAAAAttaccttaaagggaaggtgtcatgatttatttgtattttttttatttatattgcttttaataaaatataaacaaaaatgtatttattagtgttgtcacttaatactttttactgtattcaaacttttacttctctatgggggctgccattttttttttcatctctgtatgtgtcgattaacgacacatacagagatgctatacggcacagacaaccccatagagaatgcgaacgggagccgttccattctcagaagcatacgccgtctgtgtagGAACGCCGCattcaccgctcccacacagaccaaaacgaagctcgttcatagagcgaaatccggaaccattttcatgtggaccggaagctgctgccggacagtaagatgacaacttccggccgcggcttccggcgatatgttcaacgaagcgaaggcgcaaggaataggagtgtagaccagcggaggcggcggcggcaggcacaggtaatttatgttcgtgtatgatgtgtgtattatgttcgtgtatgttcgtgtgatactctctgctgagccctgtatctaatcctcctacactgtgctgtcgctcagaaaatggcggcacacaggaggttttaagacattcaaacccctccttctcctggcactagccagaagaagggaggggggattgtgtgaggacactagaggagagtgtgtccaccccaaatttgcagcataaatcaatgaggttgctttaccacagtgaccatgctgcaattttgggaactgctccctctagtggccaacacatggaaatgttataaattagaatctaatttataatatttcctgacttgtaaaaaaaattaaaaaaattaaaacaatgtgtaatcactcaaatactaattgtttaactgaaaaaaataaaattctagcgacacattccctttaagaaataaaAGATGATGGGAAGATGAAAAGGAaagagaaaatgaaaaacaaaagaggtaaaaaaaaaaaaatacattgggtttagcagaaggaaaaaaaaatggggAACAGATGTGGACAACCAAGACATAGTCTTTGACTATGACAGGAGCAGATTTGTTTCTATAATCAATCTAATAGACTGGCAAAGTCAAGCAGGCAAAGTCATAACTTAAAACTCTCAGGCTCTAGGgcccgcatgtgactgcaccctctgCCCTGGGGTTTCGTTATAGGGGGTACCTTTGCCACATAAGACAAACACCAGTATGATAAATAACCCATGTTAGGTAGggaccctgttatagattttgcattatgGCTCTGGAGCTGTCAAGGCTCTGCCTTTATAATTACATCCCTGCAAACAAGTCTTTAAATGCCACTCAACAATACCTTGTATTTGTGAATTTCTTTTGTTGGTTATCATTTGTGGCTTCTCcatttggagattttttttttatgttttacatgctATCTAAACATAAGTGCTAACAGTAAAAAAGATTGCAAAAATCTTAAAACTAGattcaaatataaaaaaagctGAAAGCAAACCACAAACACCCCCTACCGAGACATGAAATCTGTCCAAAATGCCAAGAATTTGGAGACCTCAAGCTTGCACTCAGCAATTTATTATCTTAATGCTGGATACAGGGACTTATTCTTCAAGAGTCCAAAAGCAACTTGCTGTGTGCCAGTTTATCTATTCTCTATGCTGAAATGATCAGATTGCCTTTGTTGTATAACATTAGACTTGGATGCATTTTCAAGCAGTGATTGACCTAATTGCAGTCATAGTCTGCTTCTTCAGCCTCTTATGTCCCTAAGATatgctgcacataaaaaaaatcaaatagttTATATAACACCTCAATAAAGGCTAAATAATTTCAGAGAGCTCCCAACAAAAATATATCAAAGCGTACCTATCATTTCAGTattagctgtcatatgtgtgtacatgaggaataacactatttctgaccattatataaCTAGTATATGTATTTAATTAATAACAAAAATTGTCTCACAGGTATGGTAATTTGGCTAGGTATCACCCACACAGTGGTGTCAAGACACCTCCAAAAGCATCATTAGGAAATAGCGAAACTCCGAAGTTACATTGAAAacaagagaaaaaggagtcatgAGCCAAAAGTACACAaagaatatataattttattaatacatcaaaatacaaaatatataaaaacacaacgaggtaaTAAAACTGAGCGTAAACAAGTGGATCAATGATCCAAAACACCTCAACATAGGTATGCTAGAAATACTATGTAGAAAAAAGGTTCTATAAGCTGTGGATGAGTTAGGGGAGGAAAACGCACTGCTGGCCAATACAGACAATGCTGAATCACTGCAACAGCCTGTGCATGAACCTACCACCAAAAAACGCATGCATATCAAATAGAAGAAGATAACATCTATGAGAAGATCACAGTGGAGTAGCGTCTAGCCCTGCTTAGTGCAGGGTCCTAGATATCGGACAGAAGAGGAGATAACCTGCAATGACCCGATATGCAAGAGAACCTACATCCGCATGACAAGAACCAATGAGTGACTGAATGAGAGCTTACCCATGGAGGACTTGGAAGTGAAATGATCCGCCTAGTGATAGaggcaccccaacgcgcgtttcgcgtatgtcgcttcctcagggggtgtgacTTACTGTGTATCCCGCTCATATATGTAGCCCTTACTGTTATTTGTAAGTGTAATCCGGTGTGTCCTCTTCCTAGGTCCACGGCGCATGTGCGGAAGTGCTCGATGTCACGGGACCTCCATCCCCCGTCGTCACACGGGCACCGCGCCTGCGCGCCTCGAAAGACGCGTCTCCAGggagacagcgcaggcgcagagccAGCGACAAGACGAAGAGAGACAGAGACGGACACCCAGCATTCACGCAACACGCGCAACCCCATGGAAAAGGATAATGTGAGTATCAGTGTCTATGTCAGTAATTAGTAAGCCTGAAGTAATTTCCTCAGTCCTCCATCCAAGACCATACATTAAATGTAAAGCAAGGATTTGTATAGTAGTACAGTATAATCGACAGATTTAAAGAAAGTAGGATATGTCCAATGTTAGATTAAAGTAATGAACAAAAATCAGAGCACAAATAAAGAAATATAatgataaataatatttttttatttatcattataTTTCTTTATTTGTGCTCTGATTATTGTTCATTACTTTAATCTAACATTGGACATATCCTACTTTCTTTAAATCTGTCGATTATACTGTACTACTATACAAATCCTTGCTTTACATTTAATGTATGGTCTTGGATGGAGGACTGAGGAAATTACTTCAGGCTTACTAATTACTGACATAGACACTGATACTCACATTATCCTTTTCCATGGGGTTGCGCGTGTTGCGTGAATGCTGGGTGTCCGTCTCTGTCTCCCTTCGTCTTGTCGCTggctctgcgcctgcgctgtctccctggagacgcgtctttggaggcGCGCAGGCGCGGTGCCCGTGTGACGACGGGGGATGGAGGTCCCGTGACATCGAGCACTTCCGCACATGCGCCGTGGACCTAGGAAGAGGACACACCGGATTACACTTACAAATAACAGTAAGGGCTACATATATGAGCGGGATACACAGTAAgtcacaccccctgaggaagcgacatacgcgaaacgcacgttggggtGCCTCTATCACTAGGCGGATCATTTCACTTCCAAGTCCTCCATGGGTAAGCTCTCATTCAGTCACTCATTGGTTCTTGTCATGCGGATGTAGGTTCTCTTGCATATCGGGTCATTGCAGGTTATCTCCTCTTCTGTCCGATATCTAGGACCCTGCACTAAGCAGGGTTAGACGCTACTCCACTTTGATCTTCTCATAGATGTTATCTTCTTCTATTTGATATGCATGCGTTTTTTGGTGGTAGGTTCATGCACAGGCTGTTGCAGTGATTCAGCATTGTCTGTATTGGCCAGCAGTGCGTTTTCCTCCCCTAACTCATCCACAGCTTATAGAACCTTTTTTCTACATAGTATTTCTAGCATACCTATGTTGAGGTGTTTTGGATCATTGATCCACTTGTTTACTCTCAGTTTTAttacctcgttgtgtttttatatattttgtattttgatgtattaataaaattatatattcttTGTGTACTTTTGGCTcatgactcctttttctcttgtTTTCAATAGTATatgtatttagcagttttcccttctgcaggctctctctaaatctcagttgtctctgaacgAATGGGCGGAGCCTAATGgttatctatacacacacacacacacacacacacacacacacacacacacacacacactagatatagatagatagatagatagatagatagatagatagatagatagatagatagatagatagatagatagatagatagatagatagatagatagatagatagatagatagatagatagatagttccaACACAAAATCTTTCTCAAGCAGTACTCAGAagtaatgagtagtgtagctgagaatccagcactggggtgacatagataTCTTACCAGCAGCATGTGTCTTTCTCACTGTGCTCCTACTTCTTTCCCCTGCTCACCCCTCTCCATCCATAAACTTACATGCAATGTGTGTGTTGCTGACTCTCTTTCTCTGCTCCCTGGACAGCAATGCACAGTGTGGGCTCTGCTTGTCTCGTCAACTCTCAATGCTCCTAATAGGAAGCAGAAGGAACTTGCCAATCAGAGGGCACTCACACTAACTGACATAAACATGAGGGAAGAGGAGGGGAAGGAGTATAGCCCAGGGAATATGCTGATTTAATGATTTTGAGCAAGGAGACTGGACGACAAGACTGTTTTTTTCACCATGTGAACTAAAAAAATGTATTGGTTTAGAATAAAAAGACATTGACAGGTCTTAAGGAAATAACACCGAACTTTGTAGAAAAATACTTCAGACATTACACATGTAACATTGGACCTATGTCAACTTTTGATCTTTGTCTGCAGGTATGCCTTAAGGGCCTTTGTCTTTAAAGACAGGAGTAAAAGGGGAgatgttacatttttaaaatacATCTTTCATAATTGAtagtattaaagaggacctgtcacatgcccaaaaaactgcagctgacatctcagttagGTTGACGACGCCTCACAGGTTccggatttatttattttcctttggCCTCCTCTGTTCCAGGATATTAGTGCCATTATTTTAGGTGCCCGGtttgcaaatgaggcctttgactgtctaGTGGTTGGTTAACACTGCTCACCAGCCAAGGGATAACTGCCCACTTGATAGTCAaacgcctcatttgcatattgggCACCAAAATTAATGGCAGCAATATCTCAAGAACAatggggctagaagaaaaaaaaaaacgccatctaactgagatgtcagctgcatctttttgggcaggtgacaggtcatCTTTAAAGATTATATGggtgccataactaaatttgggtCTGCTGTTTGTATCTTAAGGCCATGTGCACACATCGCGTTGTGGATTCTTGCTGTGCAGTACTGTAGATCCACAGCAAAATACAATACAAAACCAAATTCAcatgctgtagaaaaaaaaatattctcgcAGTGGAATTCACCCTTTTCAATGCAAAAGGTGAAATCCAGGGCAAAATCTGCTTGTAACATATGTAGATTATGCAGCAGATTGTCAGGCATATTTTCAGAAGGACTTTTCCTGCATGTGTGATAATGgcttaatattatattatttaacacCGAACAACTAAACTTCCAAAGGTCttatagaaaaaaaagtagtAGTACTGTAGTAGCGGTAGTAGACTTGAATATATGCGAGAAGTTGGGTGTTAACAAAGGAACTACTATTAAAAGTAGCTTTACTTTGAGTCTTctccagtttattggtttgccctCTATACTGAGTCTTTATATGTTGACTATAGCCAACACCTGTATAAACAAAATGCATTCTATCTCCCAGTAGCCTTGTAACAATGGACCACTCCATATTTGTTCAGTGTTTTTGCTGACGAAACAAacagatgtattttttaataCTATTTCAGACAAGCTgcaattttttaaatataattgccAAACTTAATGGTAGCAAATATGTAAAATGTAACAACAAAATATCCACCAAGCTAGATTTGGGCCAAAGCGCAGGAATAAATGTTATTTAATATTAGTATAATAGAAACAATAAATGAAATGCAATTCAAGGAGTCACAttccaaaaaagacaaaagtttcATATTCCAAAGTAACTATTAATATAGCTATTTCTGAAAATACACCTGCTTAgaataagggtaagttcacacgtggcgtaaatactgcaaatttttctgcagcataatacagtagcagcagagtggatgacacttgaacaaatctcatccacacgctgcataaatgaatAGCGGAAAAAACGCAAATAAATTGACCAATTGTGttagcggaatcgctgctttttagtggtgggttttccccattgaattcaatagggaggtaaaacccgcaacaaatagcagatgttgagatttttgcggcggaaaagctacaattccgtcacaaaaatcgcaactcaagaaaaataaaataatttacttaCCTGGAATTTAgtttttcttcgtccaggccggcctcctgggatgacgtttcatcccatgtgaccgctgcagccaatcacaggctgcagcggtcacatggtataaTACattatcccagggctgcagaacatcaggatgtcaggacatcagagggacgcaTCGTCATGGTAAGTATAGCCATTAATGGCCTccggcatttttgggccgtgatCCCATATAaaatctacggcacagacacccatccgtagtgatacggaaaggtgtccgcggccaatagaactgaatgggtgctACGATCCGCggttatatggtcgtgtgcatggggcctaagactattCTTCAACATCCTGAGATTAACCATTTTCCTGAAGAGAGGAATCTCTGAGGGCTGTGACCTCTAAGTCCCATGAAATACAGTCCAAACCCACATGACATGGGCTCTTATGAGATTTAGATTCCATTCCATATAAGCAGCCAGCATCAGTGGATCCAGGTACATAGTATTCCTGGATAACATAGTTATGCAGGACAAAAGACCTATATAACAATGATCTATCATATACTATAGGTCCCACACAGTTCCATTAAGCAGATTTTCCACATAGTAGTGCCCTAACTAAAAGTAatccaaaaaatacaatatttgaagcagcacaaatcccgttatcaggagtggtgtcacgctgtaaaatcagacaaacccagtctgacgtaatgtaatcttcagaaaaagcgtggtgaacagcagc is from Rhinoderma darwinii isolate aRhiDar2 chromosome 5, aRhiDar2.hap1, whole genome shotgun sequence and encodes:
- the PI15 gene encoding peptidase inhibitor 15 isoform X2; its protein translation is MFGSSPGGLCTPSFCKLFWCWYSLFCSAHGTTPSGALRVDETSRAHTVHCCPGSRERESATHTLHVWDDTLAKSAEAWAATCIWDHGPPYLMRFLGQNLSVRTGRYQSIVQLVKPWYDEVKDYAFPYPQDCNPRCPLRCFGPMCTHYTQMVWATTNRVGCAINTCHNMNVWGAVWRRAVFLVCNYSPKGNWIGEAPYKVGVPCSACPPSYGGSCTDNQCFPGVTSNYLYWFK
- the PI15 gene encoding peptidase inhibitor 15 isoform X1, which codes for MMEICCMAAAFILSLLCETCGLVLPNSTQLSSSASNSMIIKSDLSAQLDSANITKARRKRYISQNDMIAILDYHNQVRSKVFPPAANMEYMVWDDTLAKSAEAWAATCIWDHGPPYLMRFLGQNLSVRTGRYQSIVQLVKPWYDEVKDYAFPYPQDCNPRCPLRCFGPMCTHYTQMVWATTNRVGCAINTCHNMNVWGAVWRRAVFLVCNYSPKGNWIGEAPYKVGVPCSACPPSYGGSCTDNQCFPGVTSNYLYWFK